Sequence from the Synergistota bacterium genome:
TGCACCGATACAACGAATTACGATGTCAAGTTTCTCGTGGAGAATAATTACAGATATAGCGTCAGGTTACTTAACTATGCTGTTGACGAAGGAATACCATTTATATATGCTTCTTCTGCGTCTGTGTATGGGAGCGGGAAGAGGGGTTTCAAGGAGAGCCCGGAGTGTGAAGAACCTATAAATCCGTACGCTTTTTCAAAACTTCTTTTTGATAAATACGTTAGGAAAGAACTTGAGAGAGCGAAAAGCCAGATAGCAGGGTTAAGATATTTTAACGTGTATGGTCCTTATGAGTTTCACAAAGGGAAGATGGCATCTGTGGTCTACCAGTTTTACAGGCAGCTAAAGGAACGGGGAGTAATAAAGCTGTTTGGTGAAAGTCATGGCTATCCAGCTGGCGAACAAAAAAGGGATTTTATATACGTTAAGGATGTGGTTAATGTGAATCTATTCCTACTTGAGAAGGGGACTTCAGGTATATTTAACTGTGGTACCGGAACATCTCGGAGCTTTAATGATGTGGTTAAGATACTTATATGGTTAAACGGGGGAGGGAGGTATGAGTATATTCCCTTTCCTAAGGAACTTTACCATAGGTATCAAAGCTTTACACAGGCTGATTTGACATTGCTCAGGGAAAAAGCCGGCTATAATGATATTTTTACTTCCCTTGAAGCAGGTATACGGGAATACTTTGCCTTTCTCGAAAAGTATGATATACTTCAAAGGGTTTAATCCGCACATGTCCGGAGGGAGAGAGCGGTGCCTCTCTGTGAAAGTGTGAGGTTCTCTCTCCCAGTGAGGGGCATGGAGGAAAATAAAAACCGATTTTTTAAGGAGGGATGTGGTAGTGGCTATAGTCAGTATGAAACAGCTTCTCGAAGCAGGAGTGCACTTTGGACATCAAACAAAGCGATGGAACCCTAAGATGAAGGAGTACATCTTTACGGAGAGAAATGGTATCTATATAATCGACCTTCAGAAAACCTTGAAGAAACTTGAGGAAGCTTATAACTTCGTCAAGGAGCAGGTAATGAATGGTGGAACCGTGCTATTTGTTGGAACTAAGCGTCAAGCTCAGGATGCGGTTAAGACGGAAGCGGAAAGATGTGAGATGTTCTATGTGAATCAGAGGTGGCTTGGTGGTCTCCTTACTAACTTCAGAACTATAAAGAAAAGGATAGAGCGCCTTAAGGAGCTTGAAGAAATGGAGGAAGAGGGAATGTTCGAAGTTCTTCCGAAGAAAGAGGTCGTCAAGCTTCAGAGGGAGAAAGGAAAGCTTGAGAGATACCTGGGTGGTATCAAGGGGATGAATGATCTGCCGGACATAGTTTACGTTGTCGATCCGAGAAAGGAGAAAATAGCCGTTGCTGAGGCTAATAAACTTGAAATACCGGTGGTTGCTATAGTGGATACTAATTGTGATCCTGAACCGATCGATTATCCTATACCGGGGAATGATGATGCTATAAGATCTATCAGGCTTATAACCAGCCTGATAGCCGATGCGGTTTTGGAGGGCAAGCAGGGTGTTCAGCTTGAGGAAAAGGCGGAGGCTCCTGAGAGCGAGGAAGAGGCGGAAGCCCCAGCTGCTCCGGCTAAGGAGGAGGAAGAAGAGATGGCTATGAAGGAGGAGCTTCTCGAAAAATACGAAGAGGTATTCGAGGAGCTTCAGGAAGAACTTAAAGAAGAGGAAGAGGAAGAAAAACGTCGTCGTAGGGGGGAAGCTTAAGATGGCTGTTTCTATAGAGCAGGTTAAAGAACTGAGAGCGAGGACGGGAGCGGGAATAATCGATTGTAAGAAGGCTCTCGAAGAAGCAAATGGTGATATAGAAAAGGCAATAGAGATTTTGAGGAAGAAAGGAATAGCAAAGGCGGTCAAAAAGATGGGGCGTAAAGCTGCAGAGGGAGTCGTTGCTTCCTATATACACTCAGATAAGAAGCTCGGTGTCTTGGTTGAAGTAAACTGCGAGACGGATTTCGTGGCAAGAACTAAAGAGTTTCAGGAGCTTGCACATGAGATAGCGATGCAGATAGCTGCTTCTTCTCCTTTGTATGTTTCTTCTGAGGATGTCCCCGCGGAGGTTGTGGAAAAAGAAAAGGCAATTTACAAAGAACAAGTTATTGCAGAAGGGAAGCCGGAACAT
This genomic interval carries:
- the rfaD gene encoding ADP-glyceromanno-heptose 6-epimerase, with the protein product MIVITGGAGFIGSNIVRALNKRGISEILIVDSMSKPEKWRNLVSLDFIEYMEKEEFLMRLERGDFRGKIDVFFHQGACTDTTNYDVKFLVENNYRYSVRLLNYAVDEGIPFIYASSASVYGSGKRGFKESPECEEPINPYAFSKLLFDKYVRKELERAKSQIAGLRYFNVYGPYEFHKGKMASVVYQFYRQLKERGVIKLFGESHGYPAGEQKRDFIYVKDVVNVNLFLLEKGTSGIFNCGTGTSRSFNDVVKILIWLNGGGRYEYIPFPKELYHRYQSFTQADLTLLREKAGYNDIFTSLEAGIREYFAFLEKYDILQRV
- the rpsB gene encoding 30S ribosomal protein S2, with the translated sequence MAIVSMKQLLEAGVHFGHQTKRWNPKMKEYIFTERNGIYIIDLQKTLKKLEEAYNFVKEQVMNGGTVLFVGTKRQAQDAVKTEAERCEMFYVNQRWLGGLLTNFRTIKKRIERLKELEEMEEEGMFEVLPKKEVVKLQREKGKLERYLGGIKGMNDLPDIVYVVDPRKEKIAVAEANKLEIPVVAIVDTNCDPEPIDYPIPGNDDAIRSIRLITSLIADAVLEGKQGVQLEEKAEAPESEEEAEAPAAPAKEEEEEMAMKEELLEKYEEVFEELQEELKEEEEEEKRRRRGEA
- the tsf gene encoding translation elongation factor Ts, with amino-acid sequence MAVSIEQVKELRARTGAGIIDCKKALEEANGDIEKAIEILRKKGIAKAVKKMGRKAAEGVVASYIHSDKKLGVLVEVNCETDFVARTKEFQELAHEIAMQIAASSPLYVSSEDVPAEVVEKEKAIYKEQVIAEGKPEHIAERIVEGKIRKFFEEVCLLEQPYIRDQNVKIKDLIAEKISLLGENIVVRRFVRFRVGEE